Proteins encoded by one window of Streptomyces uncialis:
- a CDS encoding helix-turn-helix domain-containing protein, whose protein sequence is MGALGDNVRDKRLAAGLTQETLAYAAGLTPSTVAKLEQGGSVRIETLHKLAKALHLKTSELMASSTPQAVGCGEVSPVGLVGLRNALTPPVGLEDLRPEVAGAPDLAALREVVRGGSSSYNALKFEPIAAHLPQVVTDSNSAVAHFDNGPERETALSIRSEALLLAGRYLTAVRQFDLAYYALSGAIHDARAVDDTHTASTAIGIMSWLMTRQGRFDDAERLAIETADRIEPRISQATPERLSSWGWLALHAAAAAIRNNRAEEAAAVRRIAASAASALGNQPAGSARYGRFDTAVVAMKSLEDELIKDGGDPYRVIEESAGKAPLSDFSMRAAGVSETDNEWNRHRLTVASACVMVGDHDGAMDRLVRIECDNADWLRHQRPAHDVLRTVVRARKRKLTRDMRRLGALLTTDA, encoded by the coding sequence ATGGGCGCACTTGGTGACAACGTCCGCGACAAACGGTTGGCCGCCGGACTGACCCAGGAGACATTGGCGTACGCCGCCGGCTTGACACCTTCCACAGTCGCCAAGCTGGAGCAGGGCGGAAGCGTTCGTATCGAGACGCTGCACAAACTCGCGAAGGCCCTGCACCTGAAGACGTCCGAGTTGATGGCCTCCAGCACTCCTCAGGCTGTCGGTTGCGGGGAGGTCTCGCCGGTCGGACTGGTCGGTTTGCGGAATGCCCTCACACCACCTGTCGGGCTGGAGGATCTCAGGCCCGAGGTCGCGGGGGCCCCTGATCTGGCGGCGCTTCGCGAGGTCGTTCGCGGGGGATCATCGTCCTACAACGCACTCAAGTTCGAGCCGATAGCCGCTCATCTCCCCCAAGTCGTCACGGACTCGAACTCAGCGGTCGCCCACTTCGACAACGGGCCCGAACGTGAGACGGCCTTGTCGATCCGTTCGGAAGCGTTGCTGTTGGCCGGGCGGTATCTGACCGCCGTGCGGCAGTTCGATCTCGCCTACTACGCGCTTTCCGGTGCCATTCACGACGCGCGCGCGGTGGACGACACACATACCGCGTCCACCGCCATCGGCATCATGTCCTGGCTCATGACGCGGCAGGGCCGTTTCGATGACGCCGAACGCCTCGCGATCGAGACGGCGGACCGCATCGAACCTCGAATCTCGCAAGCGACGCCTGAGCGATTGAGCTCCTGGGGCTGGCTGGCGCTGCACGCGGCTGCGGCGGCGATCCGGAACAACCGCGCGGAAGAAGCCGCGGCGGTCCGGCGCATCGCCGCGTCGGCCGCGTCCGCGCTGGGGAATCAGCCTGCTGGATCTGCCCGCTACGGCAGGTTCGACACGGCCGTCGTGGCGATGAAGAGCCTGGAGGACGAACTGATCAAGGACGGCGGAGATCCCTACCGCGTGATCGAGGAGTCCGCCGGGAAGGCACCCCTGTCCGACTTCTCCATGAGGGCCGCCGGCGTGTCCGAGACCGACAACGAGTGGAACCGGCATCGGCTGACGGTCGCGTCCGCCTGCGTGATGGTGGGCGATCACGACGGCGCGATGGACCGGCTGGTCCGCATCGAGTGCGACAACGCGGATTGGCTGAGGCACCAACGCCCCGCGCATGACGTGTTGCGGACGGTCGTGCGGGCACGCAAGCGGAAGCTCACCAGGGACATGCGCCGCTTGGGCGCCCTTCTGACGACCGACGCGTAA
- a CDS encoding cytochrome P450 → MTEQTVPRPPVPTGASQAEMLERYEDDRLGHLLSSARRFGPVCELTEGTVLVSDPALVHDVLKRTNTDFLVTSNIRRDEVSGERGDPGTEAWMRGRRATQKGMGPAALAAHREWLTEETERLIAGWRTRSSVTDPVAELERLSARSFTRFCFGTRDPGAAARRTGELLAALTPIISSPFHFPRAIRRFMPRYRRSVDAQRTLERELRRALDAPGGGGLVESLADAGLDPEASVRMLVSNGLASYRVPAAAVTWTLVALARNPAVADELAGRLGGAGTGDGAGDADGDPLLAWTIAESLRLWPPNWLILRTANGEQSCGGWRLPPSASVIVSPYVVHRTAPSFAGDPDTFRPERWSGMNPGPGEYLPYGIGSRWCVGKALADLELKTIVAALAREFRFSVRTMAERPDVRTTLLPASLTLGLRPR, encoded by the coding sequence TTGACCGAACAGACCGTGCCCCGGCCTCCCGTCCCCACCGGGGCCTCCCAGGCCGAGATGCTGGAGCGTTACGAGGACGACCGGCTCGGCCATCTGCTGTCCAGCGCGCGGCGGTTCGGCCCGGTCTGCGAACTCACCGAGGGCACTGTCCTCGTCAGCGATCCCGCGCTTGTGCACGATGTGCTGAAGCGCACCAACACCGACTTCCTGGTGACGAGCAACATCCGCCGGGACGAGGTCAGCGGGGAGCGCGGCGACCCGGGCACCGAGGCGTGGATGCGGGGGCGGCGCGCGACCCAGAAGGGCATGGGCCCGGCCGCGCTCGCCGCGCACCGCGAGTGGCTGACGGAGGAGACGGAACGGCTGATCGCCGGCTGGCGCACCCGTTCCTCGGTGACCGATCCGGTCGCGGAGCTGGAGCGGCTCTCGGCGCGCTCCTTCACCCGCTTCTGCTTCGGCACCCGTGACCCCGGGGCGGCGGCCCGGCGCACCGGCGAACTGCTGGCCGCGCTCACCCCGATCATCAGCAGCCCCTTCCACTTCCCGCGCGCGATCCGCCGTTTCATGCCCCGCTACCGGCGCTCGGTGGACGCCCAGCGGACCCTGGAGCGGGAGTTGCGGCGGGCGCTCGACGCCCCGGGCGGGGGCGGGCTCGTCGAGTCGCTCGCGGACGCGGGGCTGGACCCCGAGGCGTCGGTGCGGATGCTGGTGTCCAACGGGCTGGCCTCCTACCGGGTCCCGGCGGCGGCCGTGACCTGGACCCTCGTCGCGCTGGCCCGGAATCCGGCGGTCGCCGACGAACTCGCCGGACGGCTCGGCGGCGCGGGGACGGGTGACGGAGCAGGTGACGCGGACGGGGACCCGCTGCTGGCGTGGACGATCGCCGAGTCGCTGCGGCTGTGGCCCCCGAACTGGCTGATCCTGCGGACCGCGAACGGCGAACAGAGCTGCGGCGGCTGGCGGTTGCCGCCCAGCGCCTCGGTGATCGTCTCGCCCTACGTGGTCCACCGGACGGCGCCCTCGTTCGCCGGTGACCCCGACACGTTCCGTCCGGAGCGGTGGTCCGGGATGAACCCGGGTCCCGGCGAGTACCTTCCGTACGGCATCGGCAGCCGCTGGTGCGTCGGCAAGGCGCTCGCCGATCTGGAGCTGAAGACCATCGTCGCGGCCCTCGCCCGTGAGTTCCGCTTCTCGGTGCGGACGATGGCCGAGCGGCCGGACGTCCGGACCACCCTGCTCCCGGCGTCCCTGACCCTCGGCCTGCGGCCACGTTGA
- a CDS encoding M4 family metallopeptidase has translation MRPTSPIPPTSGSRPVRRRRAATGGALVAVAALLAVAVQSGAATAAPEGRPLAAPTKADPGSLPAQLSPAQRAALIRAAQAKSARTAGELGLGAKEKLVVRDVIKDRDGSLHTRYERTYDGLPVLGGDLVVDSAKSGATQGVTKASKSALKGIAADAAVKPATAEKQALREAKAEGSKKTSADRAPREVVWMASGKPVLAYETVVGGFQHDGTPNELHVVTDAATGAKLYEWQAIENGVGNTQYSGQVTLGSTQSGGNWTLTDGARGNHRTYNLNRGTTGTGTLFSQTNDTWGDGTPANLSTAGADAAYGAAETWDYFKEVYGRSGIRGDGVGAYSRVHYGNNYVNAFWSDSCFCMTYGDGAGNAKPLTSLDVAAHEMTHGITSNTAGLIYSGESGGLNEATSDIFAAAVEFYANNTSDPGDYLVGEKIDIRGNGTPLRYMDRPSRDGASKDYWYSGIGSVDVHYSSGPANHWFYLLSEGSGAKTVNGVAYDSPTSDGLPVAGIGRDKAALIWFRALTTKFTSSTNYAGARTGTLAVAGELYGTTSPEYLAVQHAWAGVAVGARPGTGEPPTGTVFENTADVAVPDRGAAVTSTVNVTGRAGNAPSNLAVGVDIVHTWRGDLVVDLVAPDGTAYRLKNSSSGDSADNVAETFTVNASSEVANGAWKLRVQDVAAQDTGYINSWKLTFP, from the coding sequence TTGAGACCCACCTCCCCCATACCCCCCACCTCCGGTTCCCGGCCCGTACGACGCCGTCGTGCGGCGACCGGGGGCGCGCTCGTCGCCGTCGCCGCGCTGCTGGCGGTCGCCGTGCAGAGCGGTGCCGCGACCGCCGCGCCCGAGGGACGGCCCCTGGCCGCGCCCACCAAGGCCGACCCCGGCTCGCTGCCCGCGCAGCTCTCCCCCGCCCAGCGTGCCGCGCTGATCCGCGCCGCCCAGGCGAAGTCGGCGCGGACCGCCGGGGAACTCGGCCTCGGGGCCAAGGAGAAGCTCGTCGTCCGGGATGTGATCAAGGACCGTGACGGCTCCCTGCACACCCGCTACGAGCGCACCTACGACGGACTGCCCGTCCTCGGCGGCGACCTCGTCGTGGACAGCGCGAAGTCCGGTGCCACGCAGGGCGTGACCAAGGCGTCCAAGTCGGCCCTGAAGGGCATCGCCGCCGACGCGGCGGTGAAGCCCGCCACCGCCGAGAAGCAGGCGCTGCGCGAGGCGAAGGCCGAGGGGTCGAAGAAGACCTCCGCCGACCGCGCCCCGCGCGAGGTCGTGTGGATGGCGTCCGGCAAGCCGGTCCTCGCGTACGAGACCGTCGTCGGCGGGTTCCAGCACGACGGCACGCCCAACGAGCTGCACGTCGTCACCGACGCGGCCACCGGCGCGAAGCTGTACGAGTGGCAGGCCATCGAGAACGGTGTCGGCAACACCCAGTACAGCGGCCAGGTCACCCTCGGCAGCACCCAGTCGGGCGGCAACTGGACGCTGACCGACGGGGCGCGCGGCAACCACCGCACGTACAACCTCAACCGGGGCACCACCGGCACCGGCACGCTGTTCTCGCAGACCAACGACACCTGGGGCGACGGCACCCCGGCGAACCTGTCGACGGCCGGCGCGGACGCGGCCTACGGTGCCGCCGAGACCTGGGACTACTTCAAGGAGGTCTACGGGCGCAGCGGCATCCGGGGCGACGGGGTCGGCGCGTACTCACGCGTCCACTACGGCAACAACTACGTCAACGCCTTCTGGTCCGACTCCTGCTTCTGCATGACGTACGGCGACGGCGCGGGCAACGCGAAGCCGCTGACCTCGCTGGACGTGGCCGCGCACGAGATGACCCACGGCATCACGTCGAACACCGCGGGCCTGATCTACAGCGGGGAGTCCGGCGGTCTCAACGAGGCCACCTCGGACATCTTCGCGGCGGCCGTGGAGTTCTACGCGAACAACACCTCCGACCCCGGTGACTACCTGGTCGGCGAGAAGATCGACATCCGTGGCAACGGCACCCCGCTGCGGTACATGGACCGGCCGAGCCGGGACGGCGCGTCCAAGGACTACTGGTACTCGGGCATCGGCTCGGTCGACGTGCACTACTCGTCGGGCCCGGCGAACCACTGGTTCTACCTGCTGTCCGAGGGCAGCGGTGCGAAGACCGTGAACGGCGTCGCGTACGACTCCCCCACCTCCGACGGACTGCCCGTCGCGGGGATCGGCCGGGACAAGGCCGCGCTGATCTGGTTCCGCGCGCTGACCACGAAGTTCACCTCGTCCACCAACTACGCGGGCGCCCGGACCGGGACCCTCGCGGTGGCCGGTGAGCTGTACGGGACGACGAGCCCCGAGTACCTGGCCGTCCAGCACGCGTGGGCCGGGGTCGCGGTCGGTGCCCGTCCCGGCACCGGCGAGCCGCCGACCGGCACGGTCTTCGAGAACACGGCCGATGTGGCCGTTCCCGACCGGGGCGCGGCCGTCACCTCGACGGTGAACGTGACCGGGCGCGCCGGCAACGCGCCGAGCAATCTGGCGGTCGGCGTGGACATCGTCCACACCTGGCGGGGCGACCTGGTGGTCGACCTGGTCGCACCGGACGGCACCGCGTACCGGCTGAAGAACTCCAGCTCCGGCGACTCGGCGGACAACGTCGCGGAGACGTTCACCGTCAACGCGTCGTCCGAGGTCGCCAACGGCGCCTGGAAGCTGCGGGTGCAGGATGTCGCGGCGCAGGACACGGGGTACATCAACAGCTGGAAGCTGACGTTCCCGTAG
- a CDS encoding Dabb family protein, whose translation MIVIILRFSFRDTTTEAEREEALTAMRRTATVESTVFGVVGRDIGDPAEGFTHTYSAAVTDFGALERYTYDPVHLAGDDVILPRLSRLSAVRFSDDPDPALVERINELHLEKRARYPEWDRQLDAIPDTRRG comes from the coding sequence GTGATCGTCATCATTCTGCGCTTCAGCTTCCGGGACACGACCACCGAGGCGGAGCGGGAGGAGGCGCTGACCGCGATGCGGCGTACGGCGACCGTGGAGTCGACGGTGTTCGGCGTGGTCGGCAGGGACATCGGCGACCCGGCCGAGGGCTTCACCCACACGTACAGCGCGGCCGTCACGGACTTCGGCGCGCTGGAGCGCTACACGTACGACCCGGTACATCTCGCGGGCGACGACGTGATCCTGCCCCGGCTGTCCCGGCTCTCCGCGGTGCGGTTCTCCGACGATCCCGATCCCGCGCTGGTGGAGCGCATCAACGAGCTGCATCTGGAGAAGCGCGCCAGGTACCCCGAGTGGGACCGGCAGCTCGACGCGATCCCGGACACACGGCGCGGCTGA
- a CDS encoding TetR/AcrR family transcriptional regulator encodes MGRATPDSAGRTTTGAAGGGSGQIDKRRAILTAAFTVFARRGYAGACVKEVAQEAGVAKPTVYNHLHDKENLFRQAMQTAADTVADECVAVLDRLRAPGDDLPAALEDVAHRLLQVCRGERAVALRWLTHGQVAEFPDLVVDVHGRTAVRIADALADRLARFALAGRLRVADPARAAEQLLAMLTGPLELRTRLGTRRISVAESREIAAAAVDTFLSAYGP; translated from the coding sequence ATGGGGCGAGCGACACCGGACAGCGCCGGACGGACCACCACCGGCGCCGCGGGCGGCGGCAGCGGGCAGATCGACAAACGGCGGGCGATCCTCACCGCCGCGTTCACCGTGTTCGCCCGCCGGGGGTACGCGGGGGCCTGCGTCAAGGAGGTCGCCCAGGAGGCGGGGGTCGCCAAACCGACCGTCTACAACCACCTCCACGACAAGGAGAACCTGTTCCGGCAGGCGATGCAGACCGCCGCGGACACGGTCGCCGACGAGTGCGTGGCCGTGCTCGACCGGCTGCGCGCGCCCGGGGACGACCTGCCGGCCGCGCTGGAGGACGTGGCGCACCGGCTGCTCCAGGTCTGCCGGGGCGAGCGGGCCGTGGCGCTGCGCTGGCTCACCCATGGTCAGGTCGCCGAGTTCCCCGACCTCGTGGTCGATGTCCACGGGCGCACGGCCGTACGGATCGCGGACGCGCTCGCCGACCGTCTCGCCCGGTTCGCGCTCGCCGGGCGGTTGCGGGTCGCGGATCCCGCGCGGGCCGCGGAGCAGTTGCTCGCGATGCTCACGGGGCCGCTGGAGCTGCGTACGCGGCTCGGTACGCGGCGGATCTCCGTCGCGGAGAGCCGGGAGATCGCGGCCGCAGCGGTCGACACGTTCCTCAGCGCCTACGGCCCCTGA
- a CDS encoding zinc ribbon domain-containing protein — protein sequence MSQPGTDTATVTREDVGLTYQRCRWCGTPSFRRLLCPVCASSDLENERSTGEGVVVRSSVVHRYTRLARNESLIRFPEGFLYRCRVVGAEPHLVWIGARVRYTAEADTDVTAGEVVVELCDPAMRGGDWA from the coding sequence ATGTCCCAGCCCGGAACCGACACCGCGACAGTCACCCGCGAGGACGTCGGTCTCACCTATCAGCGCTGCCGCTGGTGCGGTACGCCGTCCTTCCGGCGGCTGCTCTGCCCGGTCTGCGCCTCCAGCGACCTGGAGAACGAGCGCAGCACCGGCGAGGGGGTCGTCGTCCGTTCCTCCGTCGTGCACCGGTACACCCGGCTCGCCCGCAACGAGTCGCTCATCAGGTTCCCCGAGGGATTCCTGTACCGCTGCCGGGTCGTCGGCGCCGAACCGCATCTGGTGTGGATCGGGGCGCGCGTCCGCTACACGGCCGAGGCGGACACCGATGTCACGGCGGGCGAGGTCGTGGTCGAGCTCTGCGACCCGGCGATGCGCGGCGGCGACTGGGCCTGA
- the glgP gene encoding alpha-glucan family phosphorylase, whose translation MKAIRRITVRPVLPGPLAPLNELARNLRWSWHDGTRELFRSLDPEGWDAAHGDPVRLLGTVAPDRLTGLAADPGFLERLAVCAAELREYTEGERWYQRQPGEPPAAIAYFSPEFGITAALPQYSGGLGILAGDHLKAASDLGVPLIGVGLLYRHGYFRQSLSRDGWQQEHYPVLDPDELPLTVLKEADGTPAHLVLALPGGRSLHARVWVAQVGRVPLLLLDSDMEENDRGEREVTDRLYGGGSEHRLLQEMLLGIGGVRAVRTYCRLTGHPAPEVFHTNEGHAGFLGVERIHEHVTRGLGFDAALEAVRAGTVFTTHTPVPAGIDRFDRDLIARHFGADAELPGIDAERVLRLGTETYPGGEPGLFNMAVMGLRLGQRANGVSVLHGRVSREMFSGLWPGFDAEEVPITSVTNGVHAPTWVAPEVIRVSARQLGARRTEDALSVGEGTRWDAVAEIPDPDIWELRRTLRAGLVGEVRERLYRSWRQRGAADAELGWIDSVLDPDVLTIGFARRVPSYKRLTLMLRDRDRLTRLLLHPERPVQVVVAGKAHPADDGGKRLIQELVRFTDDPRVRHRIVFLPDYGMAMAKKLYPGCDVWLNNPLRPLEACGTSGMKAALNGCLNLSVLDGWWDEWFAPDFGWAIPTADGDTTDPERRDDLEARALYDLLERRITPRFYERGPEGLPDRWIAMVRETLTRLGPKVLAGRMVREYVERLYVPAAAAHRELRDDAARGLAEWKARVRAGWPRVRVDHVEPSGAPSAPELGASLTLRVRVRLGELGPEDVEVQAVAGRVDPDDRIADASAVALKSVSGPDLEGRWVFEGELALDRTGPFGYTVRILPSHPLLASGAELGLVAVPVTTKSDGSGVLLR comes from the coding sequence GTGAAGGCCATCCGTCGCATCACCGTCCGACCCGTACTCCCCGGGCCGCTCGCCCCACTGAACGAACTGGCCCGGAACCTGCGCTGGTCCTGGCACGACGGGACCCGTGAACTGTTCCGCTCCCTGGACCCCGAGGGCTGGGACGCCGCCCACGGCGACCCCGTACGGCTGCTCGGCACCGTGGCCCCGGACCGGCTCACCGGGCTCGCCGCCGACCCCGGCTTCCTGGAGCGGCTCGCCGTGTGCGCCGCCGAGCTGCGCGAGTACACCGAGGGCGAGCGCTGGTACCAGCGCCAGCCCGGCGAACCCCCGGCCGCCATCGCCTACTTCTCGCCCGAGTTCGGCATCACCGCCGCCCTGCCGCAGTACTCCGGCGGCCTCGGCATCCTCGCCGGGGACCACCTCAAGGCGGCGAGCGACCTCGGAGTCCCACTCATCGGTGTCGGCCTCCTCTACCGGCACGGCTACTTCCGCCAGTCCCTCTCCCGGGACGGCTGGCAGCAGGAGCACTATCCGGTCCTCGACCCCGACGAGCTGCCGCTGACCGTCCTCAAGGAGGCCGACGGAACCCCCGCGCACCTGGTGCTCGCGCTGCCCGGCGGCCGGAGCCTGCACGCCCGGGTCTGGGTCGCCCAGGTCGGCCGGGTACCGCTGCTGCTGCTGGACTCGGACATGGAGGAGAACGACCGCGGGGAACGCGAGGTCACCGACCGGCTCTACGGCGGCGGCAGCGAACACCGGCTGCTCCAGGAGATGCTGCTCGGGATCGGCGGGGTCCGCGCGGTGCGCACGTACTGCCGGCTCACCGGGCATCCCGCGCCGGAGGTGTTCCACACCAACGAGGGGCACGCCGGGTTCCTCGGCGTCGAGCGCATCCACGAACATGTGACGCGCGGCCTCGGCTTCGACGCGGCGCTGGAGGCCGTCCGCGCGGGGACCGTCTTCACCACGCACACCCCCGTCCCCGCCGGGATCGACCGCTTCGACCGGGACCTGATCGCCCGGCACTTCGGCGCCGACGCCGAACTCCCCGGCATCGACGCGGAACGGGTGCTGCGGCTGGGGACGGAGACGTACCCCGGGGGCGAGCCCGGACTGTTCAACATGGCCGTGATGGGACTGCGGCTCGGCCAGCGGGCCAACGGTGTCTCCGTGCTGCACGGACGGGTCAGCCGGGAGATGTTCTCCGGGCTGTGGCCCGGATTCGACGCCGAGGAGGTGCCCATCACCTCCGTCACCAACGGTGTCCACGCGCCGACCTGGGTCGCGCCGGAGGTGATCCGGGTCAGCGCCCGGCAGCTCGGGGCACGCCGTACCGAGGACGCGCTGAGCGTCGGTGAGGGCACCCGCTGGGACGCCGTCGCCGAGATCCCCGACCCCGACATCTGGGAGCTGCGCCGCACCCTGCGCGCCGGGCTCGTCGGCGAGGTCCGCGAGCGGCTGTACCGGTCCTGGCGGCAGCGCGGCGCGGCCGACGCGGAGCTCGGCTGGATCGACTCCGTCCTCGACCCGGACGTCCTGACCATCGGCTTCGCCCGCCGGGTCCCCTCGTACAAACGGCTCACCCTGATGCTGCGCGACCGGGACCGGCTCACCCGGCTGCTGCTGCACCCCGAACGGCCGGTGCAGGTCGTCGTCGCGGGCAAGGCGCATCCCGCCGACGACGGCGGCAAACGGCTGATCCAGGAACTCGTCCGGTTCACCGACGACCCCCGGGTGCGGCACCGGATCGTGTTCCTGCCCGACTACGGCATGGCGATGGCGAAGAAGCTGTACCCCGGCTGCGACGTCTGGCTCAACAATCCGCTGCGTCCGCTGGAGGCGTGCGGGACCTCCGGGATGAAGGCGGCGCTGAACGGCTGCCTGAACCTCTCCGTCCTCGACGGCTGGTGGGACGAGTGGTTCGCGCCGGACTTCGGCTGGGCGATCCCCACCGCCGACGGCGACACCACCGACCCGGAGCGCCGGGACGACCTGGAGGCGCGCGCCCTGTACGACCTGCTGGAGCGGCGGATCACCCCGCGCTTCTACGAGCGCGGGCCCGAGGGGCTGCCCGACCGCTGGATCGCGATGGTCCGCGAGACCCTCACCCGGCTCGGCCCGAAGGTGCTGGCGGGGCGGATGGTCCGCGAGTACGTGGAGCGGCTGTACGTTCCCGCCGCCGCCGCGCACCGGGAGCTGCGGGACGACGCGGCGCGGGGGCTCGCGGAGTGGAAGGCGCGGGTCCGGGCGGGGTGGCCACGGGTCCGGGTCGACCATGTCGAGCCGTCCGGCGCGCCGTCCGCGCCGGAACTGGGGGCGAGCCTCACCCTCCGGGTCCGGGTGCGGCTCGGGGAGCTGGGCCCCGAGGACGTGGAGGTCCAGGCGGTCGCGGGCCGGGTCGACCCCGACGACCGGATCGCGGACGCGTCGGCGGTCGCGCTGAAGTCCGTGAGCGGCCCGGACCTGGAGGGCCGCTGGGTGTTCGAGGGCGAACTCGCCCTCGACCGCACCGGCCCGTTCGGGTACACGGTCCGCATCCTCCCGTCACATCCGCTGCTGGCGTCCGGGGCGGAACTGGGCCTGGTGGCCGTCCCCGTCACCACGAAGTCCGACGGCTCGGGCGTCCTCCTCCGCTGA
- a CDS encoding TetR family transcriptional regulator, giving the protein MREALAEAAFQLFMERGFEQTTVDDIVARAGVGRRSFFRYFPSKDDAVFPDHERCLADMRTFLADHPGGDPVARVCDAARLVLRLYATNPEFSVQRYRLTREVPGLRTYELSVVRRYEVTLASYLRGRYGTSRDGALRAEMIAAAVVAAHNNGLRTWLRSGGEGHPDAEVDHALDLVLRVWTESGQVSWDGHPADAAPAARPDERTGADGGDSEGGTGPGAGGDRRGDGDAGGEGGDGDDVIVVVAKRNAPLWRVVQRIESALEDG; this is encoded by the coding sequence ATGCGGGAGGCGCTGGCCGAGGCCGCCTTTCAGCTCTTCATGGAGCGGGGCTTCGAGCAGACGACCGTGGACGACATCGTGGCGCGCGCGGGCGTGGGCCGCCGCTCCTTCTTCCGCTACTTCCCGTCCAAGGACGACGCGGTCTTCCCGGACCATGAGCGGTGCCTCGCCGACATGCGGACCTTCCTCGCGGACCACCCGGGCGGCGACCCGGTCGCCCGGGTCTGCGACGCCGCCCGGCTCGTGCTGCGGCTGTACGCGACGAACCCGGAGTTCTCCGTCCAGCGCTACCGCCTCACCCGTGAGGTGCCGGGGCTGCGGACGTACGAGCTGTCCGTGGTCCGCCGCTACGAGGTGACCCTCGCGAGCTATCTGCGCGGCCGGTACGGGACCTCCCGGGACGGGGCGCTGCGCGCGGAGATGATCGCGGCGGCGGTGGTCGCCGCCCACAACAACGGACTGCGCACCTGGCTGCGCTCGGGCGGCGAGGGGCATCCGGACGCCGAGGTGGACCACGCGCTGGACCTCGTCCTGCGGGTGTGGACCGAGTCCGGCCAGGTGTCGTGGGACGGCCACCCGGCGGACGCGGCCCCGGCGGCGCGCCCGGACGAACGTACCGGCGCGGACGGCGGCGACTCGGAGGGCGGTACGGGTCCCGGGGCGGGCGGCGACCGGCGCGGTGACGGTGACGCCGGGGGCGAAGGCGGCGACGGGGACGACGTGATCGTGGTCGTCGCCAAGCGGAACGCGCCCCTGTGGCGGGTGGTCCAGCGCATCGAGTCGGCGCTGGAGGATGGCTGA
- a CDS encoding cytochrome P450 family protein, whose protein sequence is MPDTEPAEPYPGPGAATAAHPPGEPREAVDLLGIDPGFAADPYPAYARLRSRGPVHLVKGGGGERFWLVVGYDACRTALTSPALSRDWRRHGPIATGLPAPPPVDGPGNAHMLLRDPPDHTRLRRLAAREFTTRRVAALEPRVQRLTDALLDAMLAAPDRRADLVDALAYPLRLTVVCELLGIPDLDRDAFRGWSDEVAAPTSAEAARAAQAEAVPYLSGLVAAKRAAPGDDLLSALIHTEDENGDRLDEDELLSMAFLLLIAGHESTVNFISKGVRALFAHPDQLALLRADPDTLVTGAVEEMLRYDAPVGTAPPRVAVAPVGIGGTVIPRGGVVLIALADADRDPGRFPAPDRFDIRRPPAERRGHLAFGHGVHHCLGAPLARLEGRVVIGTLLRRCPTLALDGFLGHGDRRVPVRW, encoded by the coding sequence ATGCCCGACACCGAACCGGCGGAGCCGTACCCGGGCCCCGGGGCCGCCACCGCAGCCCACCCGCCCGGGGAACCCCGCGAAGCGGTGGACCTCCTCGGCATCGACCCCGGATTCGCCGCCGACCCCTACCCGGCCTACGCGCGGCTGCGCTCCCGGGGGCCGGTCCACCTCGTCAAGGGCGGCGGCGGTGAGCGGTTCTGGCTCGTCGTCGGATACGACGCCTGCCGGACCGCGCTCACCTCGCCCGCGCTCAGCCGCGACTGGCGGCGGCACGGCCCGATCGCCACCGGGCTGCCCGCCCCGCCGCCCGTCGACGGCCCGGGGAACGCCCATATGCTGCTGCGCGATCCCCCCGACCACACCCGGCTGCGACGGCTGGCGGCGAGGGAGTTCACCACCCGCCGGGTCGCCGCGCTGGAGCCCCGGGTCCAGCGGCTCACCGACGCACTCCTCGACGCCATGCTCGCCGCCCCGGACCGCCGCGCCGACCTCGTCGACGCGCTCGCGTACCCGCTGCGGCTCACCGTCGTCTGCGAACTGCTCGGCATCCCCGACCTGGACCGGGACGCCTTCCGGGGATGGTCCGACGAGGTCGCCGCACCCACCAGCGCCGAGGCCGCGCGGGCCGCCCAGGCCGAGGCGGTGCCCTATCTCTCCGGACTCGTCGCCGCGAAGCGCGCGGCCCCCGGCGACGACCTGCTCAGCGCGCTGATCCACACCGAGGACGAGAACGGCGACCGGCTCGACGAGGACGAACTGCTCTCCATGGCCTTCCTGCTGCTCATCGCGGGCCATGAGTCCACGGTCAACTTCATCTCCAAGGGCGTCCGCGCCCTCTTCGCCCACCCGGACCAACTGGCCCTGCTCCGCGCCGACCCCGACACGCTGGTCACCGGAGCGGTGGAGGAGATGCTGCGCTACGACGCCCCGGTGGGCACCGCCCCGCCCCGGGTCGCCGTCGCGCCCGTCGGCATCGGCGGCACGGTGATCCCCCGGGGCGGCGTCGTGCTGATCGCCCTGGCCGACGCGGACCGCGACCCCGGCAGGTTCCCCGCACCCGACCGCTTCGACATCCGCCGCCCGCCCGCCGAACGCCGCGGACACCTCGCCTTCGGCCACGGCGTCCACCACTGCCTCGGCGCCCCGCTGGCCCGGCTGGAGGGCCGCGTCGTCATCGGCACCCTGCTGCGCCGCTGCCCCACGCTCGCCCTGGACGGCTTCCTCGGCCACGGCGACCGGCGGGTCCCGGTGCGCTGGTAG